The Flavobacterium sp. K5-23 genome segment GGCAGTTCCTTTCGGGAAAAGTAAAATCTATACTGCTTTAGTTATAGATATTCATCAAAATAAACCCACTCTTTACGATGCTAAAGAAATTCATCAGATTCTTGATGAAAAACCAATCGTAACTGAAATCCAAATTGCCCATTGGCAATGGATTGCCTCCTATTATATGTGTGCCATTGGTGATGTGTATCGCGGTGCGATGCCAAGTGCTTTACTATTAGAGAGTGAAACGTTAATCTCACAGAAAACAACAACCTTTGTGGATGAAAGTCAGCTTACGGATGATGAGTATCTCGTTTTTCAGGCTTTACAGCTTCAATCCTCTCTTAAAATACACGAAATAATTGCTATTTTGAACAAGAAAAATATTTTTCCGGTCATTCAAAAAATGATCGACAAAAATATTTTAGTGTTACAGGAGGAAATGCAAGAAAGCTATAAGCCTAAATTAGTTCGTTATCTTAAATTGCATTCTAAATATGATTCAAATCAAGGGTTAAGTGAATTGTTAGAAACGCTCAAAAACGCCAACAAGCAAAAAGAAATTGTGATGGCGTATTTCCAATTGAGTGCTTCTGAAAAGAAGCCTATAACCGTAAAAAAACTGGTTGATGCTGCCGGTTCCACTTCGGCAATCGTTAAGGCCTTAATAGATAAAGAAATATTTGAGGATTATTTACTTCAAGAAGACCGAGTAAATTTTACGGGTAAAACTAAGGAAGAGCAACTTCAATTGAGCGTTGTGCAAAACAAAGCTTTCGAAGAGATAAATAACAGTTTTATAGAAAAAGAAGTGTGTCTTTTACACGGTGTGACATCCAGTGGTAAAACGGAAATTTATATTAAGCTTATTGAGGGATATCTTCATGAAGGAAAACAGGTTTTGTATTTATTACCGGAAATTGCATTAACGACTCAATTAGTAGGGAGATTACGCGCTTATTTTGGTAATAAAGTGGCTGTTTTTCATTCGAAATATAACAATAATGAACGGGTAGAAGTTTGGAATCAGGTATTGAATAACTCTGTGAAAGCTCAAATTGTTATTGGTGCAAGATCAGCTTTGTTTTTGCCCTTTGGGAATCTCGGATTTATAATTGTAGATGAAGAACACGAACAGACTTTTAAACAAGTTGATCCTGCGCCTCGCTATCACGCTCGTGATGCGGCAATAGTCTTGGCGAATTTTCATAAAGCTAAAGTATTGCTGGGATCGGCTACGCCAAGTATTGAAACTTATTTTAATGCAAAATCAGAAAAGTATGGTTTGGTTGAAATTACCGAAAGATACGGAAAGGTGATGATGCCAGATATTAAGTTGGTTGATCTTAAAGATAAATATTTCCGTAAACAAATGAAAGGGCATTTTAGCGATGTTCTTATTGATGAAATTACTGCTGCCGTATCTTTAGGAGAACAAGTCATTTTGTTTCAAAATAGAAGGGGTTATTCTCCTTTATTAGAGTGTATGACTTGTGGCCACGTACCTCAATGTCAACAGTGTGATGTAAGTTTAACTTATCATAAACATAGAAATCAGTTGCGTTGTCATTATTGCGGCTATTCAATTGCTAAACCTACCCATTGTCATAGTTGTTCCAGTGTTGATTTAACAACTAAAGGTTTTGGAACTGAGCAGATTCAGCAGGAATTGGTAACTCTTTTTCCGGATAGTAAGGTAGGGAGAATGGATCAGGATACGACAAGGGGAAAATACGGTTTCGAAAAAATAATTGACGGTTTTAAAAATAGGGAATTTGATATATTGGTAGGTACTCAAATGTTGGCCAAAGGACTCGATTTTGACAATGTCAGTTTAGTGGGAATAATGAATGCTGATAATATGTTGTATCATCCTGATTTCAGAGCTTTTGAAAGAAGTTTTCAAATGATGATGCAGGTGTCAGGACGTTCAGGCCGTTCAGAAAAACAAGGGAAAGTTATTATTCAAACTTATAATCCGGATCATAATACGATTCAACAGGTTGCTTCAAATAATTATGCAGGAATGTATAAGGAACAATTGTATGATCGTCAGATTTATAAGTACCCACCATATTTTAGAATTATCAAATTAACTTTAAAGCAACGTGATTTCGATAAGTTAAAGGAAGGGGCAATGTGGTTGTATCAAGTGATGAGTCAGAATCTAGATATGCCAGTTTTGGGTCCAGAGGAACCAGGAATAAACAGAATTAGGAATGAGTATATCCGAACGATAATTATTAAAATTCCACAAAATTCATCAATAGGAGGAACAAAAAAAACTATTCAGAAAATGCTAAATAGTTTTGATGCTGTTGCTCAGTTTAGAGCTATTAGAGTTTCGATAAATGTAGACTTCTATTAAAAAGTATTTTTATTCATATGATAATGCTTTTACGAGGTCTTCTTTTTTATTTCTGCTTAATGGGATTTTTGTTGGTCCTATCTCAGCAAATCTACTATTAAAACGTTCTATTTTGTCAATGTTTACAATGTATGATTTATGAACCCTAACAAATTTATTTTGAGGTAAATCATTTTCAAACGACTTCATAGTCGAAAGAACGAGGTTGCTATCGTCTTCTGTAACAACACGTACATAATCTCCAAAAGCTTCAATCCATTTGATTTTTGAAGTGAATATCTTCAATTTTTTCAGATTGCTTTTGATGAAAATATGCTCTCCTTCATCCTCTTTGTTGTCTTTCTTGTACAAGTGTATGTCAACGGCTCTTTTTACTGAGGCATTAAAACGATCAACGGCAATAGGTTTTTGTAAATAATCTGTTGCATCATAATCAAAAGCCTTCATGGCATATTCTGCTTTAGAGGTGATGAATATAATTTGGGGTTTTACTTTTAAACCGTCAAGAAAATCAAAACCACTTATAACTGGCATTTCTATGTCCAGAAAAATCAAGTCTACATTTTGGATAGACATACAGCTTTTGGCTTCGATTGCGTTAGAAAAATCACCAATTAGATGTAGATTGGGATGATTATTAACTAACTTTGCGATGATCATTCTTTGAATAGAACTATCATCTACTACTACACAATTTAGTTTCATATCATTTGCATTTAAAGATTTCAGGTAAGTAAAAGTAAAGTATATTTTTTAGTTTGACTAAAATTATATCGTTTTTTTTTGCAGTACGTCGAATAAAGCGTATTTATACTTGGTCGTTTGAAAAAAATGATTACTTTTGCATCCAATTTAACAATAAAATATATTTTTATGAATCATTATGAAACTGTTTTCATTTTAAATCCCGTTTTATCTGAGGTTCAGGTAAAGGAAACAGTAAGCAAATTTGAAGATTTTCTTACTAGTAGAGGAGCTGAAATGGTATCTAAAGAGGATTGGGGCCTGAAAAAAATGGCTTACGAAATCCAAAACAAAAAAAGTGGTTTTTATCACTTATTCGAATTCAAAGTAGCAGGAGAAGTTCTTATTGCTTTTGAAACAGAATTTAGACGTGACGAGAGAATTATGCGTTTCTTGACTGTAAGTCTTGATAAACATGCTATTTCTTGGGCTGAAAGAAGAAGAACTAAACTTAAATCTACAAAAGCTTAATTATCATGGCTACATTACAACAATCTGCTTCAGGAAAAAAAGACGGGGATATCAGATATCTTACGCCTTTAAATATAGAGACTAACAAACAAAAGAAATACTGTCGTTTCAAAAAATCAGGTATCAAATATATTGATTATAAAGATGCTGATTTCTTATTGAAATTCGTTAACGAACAAGGGAAAATTCTTCCTCGTCGTTTAACTGGAACTTCATTGAAATACCAAAGAAAAGTTTCTGTTGCTGTGAAAAGAGCACGTCACTTAGCTTTTATGCCATATGTGGCTGATTTACTAAAATAATATTTTAACTCAGTTGTTGGTTTTCTGAAACATGAAACCTAACTTCTATAATAAAGGACAACAACATGGAACTTATTTTAAAACAAGACGTTCAAAATTTAGGATTTAAAGATGATATTGTATCTGTGAAAAATGGTTACGGTCGTAACTTTTTAATTCCACAAGGTCACGCTCATTTAGCTACTTCTTCTGCAAAGAAAGTGTTAGCTGAAAACCTAAAACAAAGAGCACATAAAGAAGCTAAAGTTGTAGCAGATGCACAAGCATTAGCTGAAACTATTAAAGCTATCGAAATTAAAATTACTGCAAAAGCAGGTGGAGAAAAATTATTCGGTTCAATTACTAATATTGATATCGCTGATGCATTAGCAAAAGGTGGTCAAGTAATTGATAGAAAATTCATCACTAGCGGAATTGTTAAACGTACTGGTAAATATACTGCAAACGTACGTTTACACAGAGATGTAATAGTTGAATTAGCTTACGAAATCATAGCTGAATAATAAGATTTAGTTAACGTTTTGTTAAAAAAAAATGAAAATCACTCCTCGGAGTGATTTTTTTTTGCTTAATTTTGCACCAAATTAATTCATAATCAAACAAATGAAAAAAATTATCGCTTTATTGTTTATTGTATTTGGAACCCATATTATGATGGGACAAACGACAACTTCTAGCATTAAGGGAATTGTAAAAAGTTCGGATGCTGAATTACTGCCAGGCGCAAATGTACTGGCTATTCATACACCAACAGGATCTAAATATTCCGCATTATCAAATGCTGATGGTAGATTTAATATGTTGAACATGAGAATAGGTGGGCCATACAAGGTCGTGGTTTCATTTATTGGTTTTCAAGATCAAGAATTCAACGATGTATATCTTGAATTAGGAAAAGCTTTTAGTTTAGACGTTCTTTTAAAAGATTCAAGTCAAGAACTTAAAGAAGTTAAAATTACAACTTCTAAAAACAAAGTATTTGAAAGCGGCCGTACTGGTGCAGAAACTACTATTGGAAGAAGAGAATTAGCTGCTTTGCCAACTATTTCCAGATCTGCTGAAGATTTTACACGTATGGAGCCAAGCGCAAGTGGTGGTTCTTTTGGTGGTAGAAATGATCAATACAATAGCTACTCTTTAAATGGTGCTGTTTTTAATAATCCTTTCGGATTAGATGCTGCAACTCCAGGAGGACAAACGGGGTCTCAACCTATTTCATTAGATGCTATCGACCAAATTCAGGTTGCTACTGCTCCTTATGATGTTACCTTGTCTGGTTTTACAGGTGCTTCGGTAAATGCTGTTACTAAATCAGGTACAAATGAATTTCACGGAACTGCTTATAGCTTTTTTAGAAATCAAGATTTAACTGGTAGTAAGATTAAAGGAGAAAAAATATTTGTTCCTTCATTAGAACAAACTCAAGCAGGTGTAAGTTTTGGTGGTCCAATTATCAAAGATAAATTGTTCTTTTTCGCCAATTATGAAATCGACAAAAGAAGTGATTTAGGATCTAATTTTGTTGCTAATAATAATAATGGTTCAACTGACGTAAATGAATCAAGAGTTTTAGAATCAGATTTAATGGCTGTTTCTAATGCGTTAAATTTATTAGGATACAACCCAGGTGCTTACCAAGGTTTTACTCATAACTCTGATTCTAATAAAGGAGTTATTAAGATTGACTGGAATATTAATGATGATCATAAACTAGCAGTTATTTATAATTTCTTGAATGCATCTAAAGACAAACCTGCTCACCCAACAGCTTTAGGGTTTAGAGGGCCAAATTCTTCTATTCTTCAATTTGAAAAATCGGGATATCAAATAAACAATGAATTAGATTCATTTTTAGTTGAATTAAATTCGAAATTCAGTGAAACTGTTTCGAATAAATTACAAGCAGGTTATACTCATTTTAATGACTATAGAAGACCTTTCTCAACTCCAGCTCCAATTATTAATATTCAGGATGGATCAGGTTCTAATTATATAATTGCAGGACACGAACCATTTTCTATTAACAATACATTAGATCAAAAGGTTCTTCAAATTACAAATAATTTGAATTATGTTACCGGAGATCATACTTTTACTTTTGGTACTTCATTTGAGAAATATCAATTTAAGAATTCATTTAACTTAACAGCTTTTGAAAATTTCGGAACTTTCGGAACTTTAGGAAATTATAAAGGTTTATTCAGCCCTTATTCAAGTGTTAATGAATTTTTATTAGATGCTGCAGCTCCTTTAGCTACAAGTTTTATTAAACAAAATCTTATTTATGCTCAAAACCAGTCTAATTCATTAAATTCTTTTGGAGTTGGTGAGGATAAAGGTTTTAAATTAGCTGAATTAAATGTTGGACAATTAGCATTTTATGTTCAAGACGATTGGAATATCACAGAAGATTTTAAATTATCTTTAGGTTTAAGAGCTGATAAGCCGTTGTATTTTGATACAGCTGATTTAATCCAAAAGTATATCAATACAGATAATGGTGCTTCAAGAGACAATCTAAAAGACTATTTTGATCCTGAAACTAATGCTGCGGTTAAATTAATTTCTACAACTTTACCAAGTAAAAGTATTCTATGGTCTCCAAGATTAGGATTCAATTGGGATGTTAAAGGGGATAGAACTTTACAAGTACGTGGTGGTACAGGTATCTTTACTGGGAAACTACCATTTGTATGGTTAGGTAATCAGGTAAGTGGTTCAGATGATGGTTTTTTCCAAATTATGGATAAAGATTTCAAATGGCCACAAGTTTGGAGAACAAGTTTAGGATTGGATAAAAAGTTGGCTGATAACTATATTGTTACTCTTGACTTATCATACAATAAAGATATTAACGGAGTTCACGTTCAAAACTGGGGATTAAGAGTTCCAACAAGTACTTTGGTTGGATCTGATTCAAGAGCTATTTACAGAGCTTCTGATAAAGGAACAAACAGTGCTTATGTAATGACAAATTCTAATAAAGGAAGTGTTTTCAATACTTCTGTTAAAGTTCAAAAGAACTTTGATAATGGTTTGTATGCTAGTTTAGCTTATAACTTTTTAGTTGCAAAAGATGTGAATTCTATTGAAGCTGAAATTACTGGTGATGCTTTTGCTTTTAATCCAGCTGTTGGAAATGTAAATAATGCAGTATTGTCTAATTCTAAATATGGAGACAGAAACCGTTTTATTGGTATTGCTTCTAAAAAATGGAAATACGGTACTAATGATAAATGGGCGACTACAGTTTCTACATTCTTTGAATATGCTCAAGGAGGTCGTTTTAATTATATTTATGGTGGAGACATCAATAATGATGGTTCTGGAACAAATGACTTAATTTATGTTCCAACAACTGCACAAATTGCTGGAATGACATTTACTGGAGGTCCAAGTCAAGGTGTTGCTTATGATAAATTCATTAGTCAAGATGATTATTTAAGTGGAAGAAGAGGACAGTATGCTGAGCGTTACGGAGCTTTATCTCCTTGGAGAGGAAAATGGGATTTTAAATTTATGCAAGATTATAACTTTAAAATATCTTCATCTTCTGAGAAAAAGAATACTATTCAATTCAGTATTGATGTGTTAAACTTAGGAAACTTACTTAACTCTGACTGGGGTATAGTGCAAGTACCTACAAATGTACAGCCAATAGGTGTTTCTGTTGATCCAAATACAAATATACCAACATATACATTTAACGGTACGCAGACTAAGACCTTTAATTATGACGCTAGTTTATTGTCAAGATGGCAAGCGCAATTTGGAATTAGATATATTTTCTAATCATAAAATACAATAGGGAAAGCCTTCTTGAAAAAGAAGGCTTTTTTTTGGTTAAATTTTTTTAAATTAGCGGCTTCTAAATCTTTTATTATTCAAATGGATAATATCAGGTGATAGATGAAATAAGCATTAATCAACAAATTATAATGAAATACTCAAGATTAACAAAAGAACAGTTTGAGGAATTGAATCAGGAATTCAGTAACTTTTTAGCTACTCAGGCTATTGATAAAGGGGAATGGGATAAAATTAAAGCAGAGAAACCTGAAGTTGCTGAACAAGAATTAGATGTTTTTTCAGATTTGATTTGGGAAGGTGTTTTAACAAAAACCGAATATTTAGAACATTTTTCTAAGAACCATATATTTTTGTTTCAAAGTTTTGATACACATGTTCAATCAATTGTTCTTAAATCTTTAGACACTGATGTTGACTTTTTGTCTAAGGATGGATTGCAATGGTTGAGTGATAATATGTTCACAGATACCATTGAAATGAAAGTTGGAAAAAAGGAATTTACTGAAGAACGCAATAGTTCTCTTTTTGCATTAATTCAACAAGGCGCTTTTTTAAGTGATGGTCAATTATTCAAACAAATAAATTCAATTATTGAAGCTTAAATTTAATGATCTTTCTTAAAAATTGGTTATTTTAGTACGCGAAATTCAAGTACTAAAATAGCCAATTTTTATTTTCTATGGATATTAAACAAACCATCCAAAACTTAAGAGAAGAACTTAATCTTCATAATTATAATTATTACGTCTTAGATAATCCTACGATATCTGATTATGAGTTTGATATGAAATTGAAGGAGCTTCAAGGTTTGGAATATAAGCATCCTGAATATTTTGACGCTAATTCTCCTTCACAGCGTGTTGGAGGTACTATTACTAAAAATTTTCAAACTATTCCTCATGAATACCGAATGTATTCATTGGATAATTCCTACTCTAAAGTGGATTTGCTAGATTGGGAAATAAAAATTCAAAAAGTACTGGGAGATGTTCCCTTAGAATATACCTGTGAATTAAAATACGATGGAGCATCAATTAGCATAACCTATGAAAATGGGGAGCTAAAACGTGCCCTTACTAGAGGAGATGGTTTTCAGGGTGATGATGTAACTAATAATGTAAAAACAATTAGATCCATTCCATTAAAGCTTAAGGGAAACTTTCCTGAAAAATTTGATGTGCGCGGTGAAATTATTTTGCCTTTCGCTGGATTCGAAAAAATGAATCAAGAATTAATTGAAATAGGGGAAACTCCTTATTCTAATCCAAGAAATACAGCTTCTGGAAGTTTGAAATTACAAAACAGCGCGGAGGTTTCCAAGAGACCTTTAGATTGTTTATTGTATTTTCTAGTAGGTACTAATTTGCCTTTTAATTCCCAGTTTGAAGGTTTGGATAATGCACGGAAATGGGGTTTTAAAGTTCCTAAAGAGGCTAAACTTGCTAATAATATGCAAGAAGTTTTTGAGTTTGTTGATTATTGGGATGTACATCGTCATACACTTCCTTATGAAACCGATGGTGTTGTTGTAAAAGTAAATCAGCTACAGTATCAAGATGAATTGGGATATACCGCTAAATCACCTCGATGGGCAATTGCTTATAAATTCAAATCAGAACAAGTTTCTACAAAACTTAATTCCATTTCTTATCAAGTAGGAAGAACGGGTGCTATTACTCCAGTAGCTAATTTGGAACCAGTTCAATTAGCAGGAACCATTGTTAAAAGAGCGTCTTTGCATAATGCAGACCAAATTGAGAAATTAGATATCCGAGTAGGTGATGAAGTTTTTGTAGAAAAAGGAGGTGAAATTATACCCAAAATTATTGCTGTAGATTTAACTAAACGCCCTGAGAATTCACAAAAAACCATATATATTACGCATTGTCCAGAATGCCAGTCGGAATTAATACGCAATGAAGGGGAAGCGAATCATTATTGCCCTAATTTTTACGGCTGTCCTCCACAAATTATTGGTAGGATTCAACATTATATCTCGCGTAAAGCAATGGATATAGAAGGCCTTGGCGGGGAAACTGTTGCCTTGCTTTATAATAACGGATTGGTTCAAAACTATGCTGATTTGTATGATTTAAGAGTTGAACAAATTCTTCCTTTAGAAAGAATGGCGCAAAAATCAGCCGAAAATTTAGTCAATGGTGTCGAAGTTTCTAAAAACATTCCTTTCGAACGTGTATTGTATGCCCTTGGAATTCGTTTTGTAGGGGAAACAGTTGCTAAAAAATTAGCCAAGCATTACAAAAATATTGATGCATTAAGTAAGGCTACTTTTATGGATTTAGTATTAGTTGACGAAATAGGAGAGAGGATAGCCCAAAGCTTAATCGAATTTTTCGAAAATATTGAAAACAGAATAATTATAGAAAGGTTAAAAGGTTACGGACTACAGTTTGAAGTTGTTGAAGTAATTAATTTGAATGCCACTGATAAACTTTTAGGGAAGACCCTCGTTGTTTCAGGTGTTTTTGAGCAGTATTCAAGAGATGATTTAAAAAAAGCAATCGAAGATAATGGTGGGAAAGTGGGGAGTTCTATTTCTGCTAAAACGGATTATGTTGTAGCCGGAGAAAATATGGGTCCTGCAAAATTAGAAAAAGCAAAAAAACTAAATATCCCTATTATTTCTGAAACTGAATTTATGGAACTTATTTATGAAAACTAAATATACGCTCAAATGAATATTTTGAAAAGCGAAAATGTTTTGGGAAAATGGTTGACTACCTGTTATTTTGTATTTGCTTTTGTGGAAGTAATTGCAGAATATTATTTCTGTAAACCTATTCTTTTTATTTTTAAACCATTAATGTTTGTACCATTAGTGATTCTTTATTGGAAGAATTCAAAAGAGAGAAGTTATATTTTTTTTGGAATTATTTTCTTTTTGTTAATTACAAATGTTTTTTTTATTCCCAATACAGAAGGTATGCTTTACATAGGCGCTGTTGCTTATCTGTTTCATCGTGTTTTGATGATTCTCTATATTATAAGACTAAGTAAGCTCAGGGATTATTTCCCAGTGTTAATTGGGGTTATTCCCTTTTTGTTTTTTTTCTTTTATTTATTGAGTATTTCAGGCGAATTACCTAAAGATAGCTTGGTTGTGTTAGTTCTTCAAAACATTTTAATGTCTATTCTCGGTGGCATGATTCTGTCTTTTTATATGATGAAGGGAAGTCTATATAACTCATGGATTTTGATATTTGGTTTATTATCTGTATCTGTTTATTTTGTTGTATTTGTGGAAAAAGTGTATCTCAATCATTTATCTCTTATAGTTTTTAGGCCTTTAGCAATGATTTTAAATACGATGGTATATTACACTTTTTATCGATTTGTTATGGAATTTGAAAATAAAAATGCAGGTTCTAAGGAATTATTCGTCAATTGATTTTAACTTTTGTTTTCTAATAAAAGCTATGTCGTTGTTATTTATATTGTTAATGATCTTTAGTAAGTTTGAAAACACAAATAAATGTTAAGGATATAACAAATAGTTTAAAAAATCCCTTTTACTTTTTTAGATTTACCATTTTAAATGCAACCTAAATATCTAATTTTGCAAACAATTAAATAGCTATGTTTTTAAATTATTTAAAAAATATTTCTGTAAAGAGATCTTTAAAAAACCGTTTGCATAATGTAGCTAACAACGGTCTTTCGGGGCCTGTTGAAACTATAGGTGTTCTTATTGATGAAAGTTTATTTAAAGAAAAAGAAGCTTTAGTGCAAGAGTTAATTAAATCTGGTTTTTTAGAGAGCAATATAAAAGTTATAGTTTACAGTGATAAGTTTAAAAAAAACAGGATTTATTCCCAGCCTACTTTTGGCTTGGCACATCTAAATTGGAGAGCTGAAATTACAAATGTGGCAATAAATAGTTTTATCAATGAGAATTTTGATTTATTGATTAGTTATTATGATGTTGAAAAAGCAATTTTGTTGCTAGTCACTAATAATTCCAAAGCAAAATTTAAAATTGGATTTTCATCTATAGACAAGAGATTAAATCATTTGGTAATCGATACGAATGTTGGGAATTACAAAGTTTTCGTTCATGAATTATTTAAGTATTTAAAAATATTAAACAAAATATAAATTTATTATGCAATCATTAATAGGAACTGGTGTTGCCCTTGTAACTCCATTTAAAGAAGATTTTTCAATAGATACTGAGGCATTGACAAGAATTGTTAATTTTTCAGTAGATGGTGGAATTGAATATTTGGTAATATTAGGTACAACGGCAGAAAACGCCACTTTATCACAAGCAGAAAAAGAATTAGTGATAAAGACGGTTGTAGATAGTAACAAAGGGAGATTGCCTTTAGTACTTGGGGTAGGTGGTAATAACACAATGAAAGTAGTTGAAGAACTTAAAACAAGGGATTTATCTGCATTTGAAGCAATTCTTTCAGTTTCGCCATATTATAATAAACCAACACAGGAAGGGATTTATCAACATTTTAAAGCGGTATCCGAAGCTTCTCCAATTCCAGTTATAATATACAATGTGCCTGGTAGAACAGCGAGTAATATGTTGCCTGCAACCGTTTTGCGCCTAGCTAATGATTTCAAGAATATTGTTGCTATAAAAGAAGCTGCCGGTGACATTGTACAAGCAATGCAAATTATAAAAGACAAACCAAAAGATTTTCTTGTAATTTCAGGGGATGATATGATTGCTTTACCAATGGTTTTAGCAGGTGGTTCGGGTGTTATTTCCGTAATTGGACAGGGATTTCCAAAAGAATTTTCTGAAATGATTCGTTTAGGATTAAATCACAAGGTGGTTGATGCCTATAAAATTCACTATCTTTTAGCTGATAGCATTGACATGATTTTTGAGCAGGGGAATCCTGCAGGAATCAAACAGTTGTTTCAGGCATTGGGTATAGCGGAAAACACAGTGCGTTTGCCTTTGGTAAAAGTAGATGAATCTTTGGCCAATAGATTAAGTGAATTCGTTGAGAAAATATATAAATAAGCATCAAAAACACTGCTTTTTTTTAAGCAAATAAATATTTTGTAGTAGCTAAATTAATGACTAAATTTGTCACCGAAACTTCGGTATGATTTTTTGTTGCTATTTAGTAAGCAATTAATCATAAAAAAAGAAAAAAATGAAAAAAATAATATCTCTATTGTTTGTTGTTGCCCTTTTTTGTTCTTGTAATGAATACCAAAAAGCAATTAAGAACGACGATGTTGCCGTTAAATTTGCAACAGCAACTACATTATACGAGGCAGGGAAATATTCAAAAGCGATTCGTCTTTTTGAACAAATTGCACCAAGTTATAGAGGTAAACCTCAGGCTGAAAAATTATTTTACATGTTTGCACAGTCTTACTATAATACAAAACAGTATACTTTATCAGGATACCAGTTTGAGAGTTTTGCTTCCGGTTACCCAAAAAGCGAAAAGATACAGGAAGCATCTTATTTAGGTGCCAAAAGTTACTCCATGTTATCTCCAGAATACAGTTTAGATCAAACAGACACGCACAAAGCGATTGATAAATTACAAATTTTTATTGATAAATATCCTAATTCAGAGTATTTAAAAGAAGCGAATGAGTCAGTAAAAACGCTACGTGAGAAATTAGAGAAAAAAGTGTATGAAAATGCAAAGGGATACAATACCATATCAGATTATAAATCGGCATTAGTTGCTTTTGATAATTTTATTGCTGACTATCCTGGAACACCTTTCAAAGAAGACGCTTTATATTATAAATTAGATTCAGCTTATAAACTGGCAATCAACAGTATTCCTTCAAAAATTGAAGAAAGATTGATTGTCGCTAAATCAGCACATTCGAATTTAATAAAATTTAATGAGAATTCCCAATACAAAGAAAAAGC includes the following:
- a CDS encoding carboxypeptidase regulatory-like domain-containing protein gives rise to the protein MKKIIALLFIVFGTHIMMGQTTTSSIKGIVKSSDAELLPGANVLAIHTPTGSKYSALSNADGRFNMLNMRIGGPYKVVVSFIGFQDQEFNDVYLELGKAFSLDVLLKDSSQELKEVKITTSKNKVFESGRTGAETTIGRRELAALPTISRSAEDFTRMEPSASGGSFGGRNDQYNSYSLNGAVFNNPFGLDAATPGGQTGSQPISLDAIDQIQVATAPYDVTLSGFTGASVNAVTKSGTNEFHGTAYSFFRNQDLTGSKIKGEKIFVPSLEQTQAGVSFGGPIIKDKLFFFANYEIDKRSDLGSNFVANNNNGSTDVNESRVLESDLMAVSNALNLLGYNPGAYQGFTHNSDSNKGVIKIDWNINDDHKLAVIYNFLNASKDKPAHPTALGFRGPNSSILQFEKSGYQINNELDSFLVELNSKFSETVSNKLQAGYTHFNDYRRPFSTPAPIINIQDGSGSNYIIAGHEPFSINNTLDQKVLQITNNLNYVTGDHTFTFGTSFEKYQFKNSFNLTAFENFGTFGTLGNYKGLFSPYSSVNEFLLDAAAPLATSFIKQNLIYAQNQSNSLNSFGVGEDKGFKLAELNVGQLAFYVQDDWNITEDFKLSLGLRADKPLYFDTADLIQKYINTDNGASRDNLKDYFDPETNAAVKLISTTLPSKSILWSPRLGFNWDVKGDRTLQVRGGTGIFTGKLPFVWLGNQVSGSDDGFFQIMDKDFKWPQVWRTSLGLDKKLADNYIVTLDLSYNKDINGVHVQNWGLRVPTSTLVGSDSRAIYRASDKGTNSAYVMTNSNKGSVFNTSVKVQKNFDNGLYASLAYNFLVAKDVNSIEAEITGDAFAFNPAVGNVNNAVLSNSKYGDRNRFIGIASKKWKYGTNDKWATTVSTFFEYAQGGRFNYIYGGDINNDGSGTNDLIYVPTTAQIAGMTFTGGPSQGVAYDKFISQDDYLSGRRGQYAERYGALSPWRGKWDFKFMQDYNFKISSSSEKKNTIQFSIDVLNLGNLLNSDWGIVQVPTNVQPIGVSVDPNTNIPTYTFNGTQTKTFNYDASLLSRWQAQFGIRYIF
- a CDS encoding DUF6495 family protein, producing the protein MKYSRLTKEQFEELNQEFSNFLATQAIDKGEWDKIKAEKPEVAEQELDVFSDLIWEGVLTKTEYLEHFSKNHIFLFQSFDTHVQSIVLKSLDTDVDFLSKDGLQWLSDNMFTDTIEMKVGKKEFTEERNSSLFALIQQGAFLSDGQLFKQINSIIEA
- the ligA gene encoding NAD-dependent DNA ligase LigA is translated as MDIKQTIQNLREELNLHNYNYYVLDNPTISDYEFDMKLKELQGLEYKHPEYFDANSPSQRVGGTITKNFQTIPHEYRMYSLDNSYSKVDLLDWEIKIQKVLGDVPLEYTCELKYDGASISITYENGELKRALTRGDGFQGDDVTNNVKTIRSIPLKLKGNFPEKFDVRGEIILPFAGFEKMNQELIEIGETPYSNPRNTASGSLKLQNSAEVSKRPLDCLLYFLVGTNLPFNSQFEGLDNARKWGFKVPKEAKLANNMQEVFEFVDYWDVHRHTLPYETDGVVVKVNQLQYQDELGYTAKSPRWAIAYKFKSEQVSTKLNSISYQVGRTGAITPVANLEPVQLAGTIVKRASLHNADQIEKLDIRVGDEVFVEKGGEIIPKIIAVDLTKRPENSQKTIYITHCPECQSELIRNEGEANHYCPNFYGCPPQIIGRIQHYISRKAMDIEGLGGETVALLYNNGLVQNYADLYDLRVEQILPLERMAQKSAENLVNGVEVSKNIPFERVLYALGIRFVGETVAKKLAKHYKNIDALSKATFMDLVLVDEIGERIAQSLIEFFENIENRIIIERLKGYGLQFEVVEVINLNATDKLLGKTLVVSGVFEQYSRDDLKKAIEDNGGKVGSSISAKTDYVVAGENMGPAKLEKAKKLNIPIISETEFMELIYEN
- the dapA gene encoding 4-hydroxy-tetrahydrodipicolinate synthase; translated protein: MQSLIGTGVALVTPFKEDFSIDTEALTRIVNFSVDGGIEYLVILGTTAENATLSQAEKELVIKTVVDSNKGRLPLVLGVGGNNTMKVVEELKTRDLSAFEAILSVSPYYNKPTQEGIYQHFKAVSEASPIPVIIYNVPGRTASNMLPATVLRLANDFKNIVAIKEAAGDIVQAMQIIKDKPKDFLVISGDDMIALPMVLAGGSGVISVIGQGFPKEFSEMIRLGLNHKVVDAYKIHYLLADSIDMIFEQGNPAGIKQLFQALGIAENTVRLPLVKVDESLANRLSEFVEKIYK